A DNA window from Arachis hypogaea cultivar Tifrunner chromosome 18, arahy.Tifrunner.gnm2.J5K5, whole genome shotgun sequence contains the following coding sequences:
- the LOC112772843 gene encoding phosphomevalonate kinase, peroxisomal, translating into MLGIRYHMRLMGEAAGVPIEPESQTKLLDATLNLEGVLLAGVPGAGGFDAVFAVTLGDSSSNVTKTWSSLNVLALLVKEDPCGVSLESADPRTNEITSAVSSIHIE; encoded by the exons ATGCTTGGGATTAGATATCATATGCGCCTAATGGGTGAGGCTGCAGGTGTTCCT ATTGAACCAGAATCACAAACAAAACTTTTAGATGCTACACTGAACTTGGAAGGAGTGTTGTTGGCTGGAGTTCCAGGAGCAGGAGGATTTGATGCTGTCTTTGCTGTTACTTTGGGAGATTCAAGCAGCAATGTGACAAAAACATGGAGCTCACTCAATGTTCTTGCCCTTCTGGTTAAAGAAGATCCTTGTGGCGTTTCTTTAGAAAGTGCTGACCCTAGAACAAATGAAATCACTTCAGCTGTATCTTCAATTCATATTGaataa